In the genome of Nitrospira sp., the window ACTGGGTTCCATGAGCGGATCGGGTGACGGGCAGGTTGCGTCGCCACCGGCGCAGCCTGAACCAGCACCGGATTGTCCGCCGGCTTCGGCCGTGACCCTCTCGGCGCTCGTGCTGCTTGGGTCGTTTGCCGCGCTGTTCTCTATCGACGTTCCCATCCTCAAGTTTCTCCGATCCCACAATTTGTCGGCACTCCAGTCGTTGGGTGATCTCGGCGAAAAACTCGGCAACGGCGGGACCCTTATCACCATCAGTCTGCTCCTGTTAGGCGTCGGATATGTTCTCAAGCGCCAGGCGTGGATGCGAGTGGCGCTGGATAGCCTGCTGGCGCATGGTGTGGTGGCGCTCGTGGTGAACAGCCTCAAGCATATCATCGGCCGTCCGAGGCCGCGCTTGACGCATTCGGATGGGTGGCACTGGTGGCCCTCGTTACAGTCGGGGTTGGATTCGTTTCCCTCGGGCCATACCTCAGCCACGGTCGCCGTGGCGACGGTATTGGCGCGGGCGCTGCCTCGCTTGCGTTGGGTACCGTTTGCCTTGGCCGCGTGGGTCGGGGCCAGCCGGATTTGGAGAGGTTCTCATTTCCCCGGCGACGTGGTGGGGGGGATGGCGTTGGGGTTTGTGGTGGGTTCGGTGTGTAACGGCCAGCTCCGTTGGTGGAAGCAGTCGTTCGCGCAGGCGGTCGTTCGCATCGCGCCGATAGTCCTGTTACTGACAGGCTTTTGTTGGGTGCTCACGCACCGCGTTGTCGATCTCATGGTGGACAGGGTGCTCATGGTGGTGGGGCTGCTGCTGATGGGGGGCGGTTGGTTGCTGCGAATGGGGTGGGGCCGGAACGCCGTATCCGCCAGCCCCGTTGTGTGGGGGGCCGTGTCGACTGCACTCCTGTGCGTGGGGCTGGGAGTGGTCACTGGTGCGCCAGTCGTGATCGGCTTGACGGCCGTGCTCGGCTTGGCGCAATGGACCGCTGCCACTGATGTGCCGGCCAGCGAGTCCGCGGCTGAGCCGTCCCGGCGAGCGAATGGTGTGTATGCGCTGGAGATGCTCGCGGCAGTGGTGGTGATTCAGCTTCTGAAGGGACTTGTGCCGCTACAATAACCGATTAATGGCCGGGGATGCGTATCGCGGGCTTTTCCGCTTCTTCCGGAACATGGATCAGCGATTGACTGGCCAGCAGGATGTAGCCATACCGTTCGAGCATGACCGGGTAATCCATCGTCTCGAACGGCAAGCGATTGCGCATGGGTTCCGGTAAGAGAATCATGGTGCGTCCCGGTTGGGTCAGGTAGGGCTTGATGTTGGCTTCTTCCCCCTTCGGAACGACGATCGCTTTTCGCTTGGCGTAGAACACCAGTGAGGGGCGTGGTTGCCCGTAGAGAATCAATCGGTCGTTGGGGCCGAGATTGAGTCCCGCGACTTCAGCCAACTGCTGGGGCGGCTCGATGACAAAATGATTGATCAGCGGAAAGGTCAGCTGCATGGCGGCCAGCACGACGAGGGCCAGTGAGCCGCCCGCGGCCCAGAAGGCAGCCGGTCTTCGCGTTTCGCTCAGTCCGAAATAGGCCACGAGTCCCATCCCGAGGAGGAAAATCGACGCGACCGTGTAGGGGCCTGGTCCAAGGGTGACCTGCCCAGCCAAGGGAAACTCCTCCACCAACTTCCCGGCAAATTTGGCATAGAGCGGGGGCAGGACGGCAAACGCCAGGGCGAGGACAGAGCCCACGGCTGTCATGATGTGGATCGCGGCTCGCAGGCCCGGCGCGGCCTGGTCCGAGACGCACCGATTCCAGTAGCAGGCCGCCAGAATTGCCGCACCGGGAAACAAGGGGCCGATATAGTGCGGCAAGCGGGTGGAGGAAAGACTGAAAAAGATGAATCCCCCCAGGACCCAGGCTGCGGCGAACCATTCGAGCGCATCGGGTGTGGAGTGGGTCTCGACCTCGGCCGACCGGCTGGGAGGGAGGGCTCCAGTTCGTCGAGCCTCACGCCAACTCCGGTAGCTTTGGTGCCAGGCAAAGGGCAATAGCGCGCTCCAGGGAAAAAATCCGAGTAGGAAGACCGGGATGTAAAACAGCAGCGTGCCGCCATGCCCTTCCATGGCGCCGAAGAAGCGGCCGATCGTATCGCCCTGTGCGGATGTCGTATATCGCTGGCCGTGAATGTTCAGCATCATGAGATACCAGGGAAGCGCCAGGGCGACGAACAGGATGAGACCGGGAATGAGATGCCCGCGACGACGAAACAGCGGCCAGGACCGGGTGAGCCACAGGTACAGCCCCACGGCCAGCATCGGAATCAAGAAGCCGATGGGGCCCTTGGTCAGCGTCGCCAGGGCCATGCCGATGTAGAAGAGCCACATAGCGTGGCGTTCGCGCCCCTCGCCGTGCACTCCCAGCCAGAATCCGTACAGAGACAGGGTGGTGAAGAAGATCAGCACGCTGTCGGTCAGCGCCATGCGACTCAGCCCGATGATCTCCAGGTTCAGTAACAGCATTGCCGCGCCGAACAGGCCGACGACCCGCCCCCGGCACCGTGTGAGAAACAGATATTGGAGGAGAATCAGCCCCAGACCGAAGAGGGCTGAGGGAAACCGCGCGGCGAATTCGTTGACACCGAACAGGTGGTAGGAGGCGGTCATCAGCCAGTACACAAAGACCGGCTTGGCGAAGCGCGGTTCATAGTTGAAGGTCGGACTGATGTAGTTGCCCGTTTCATACATTTCCCGGCCGGCTTCGGCGTTTCGACCTTCATCCCGGTCGGTCAGGCCGAGCGAGCCGAGTCCGACGAAGAACAGCACGGCGGCCATCGCCAGCAACAGCACGAGCGCGAGCGGCTGAATGGAGCGGTCGATCGGCGCAGGTGTCTGCAGAGGAGGGAGCTCTCCGTTCATCTGTGGTTCCATTACGATTTGGTCGCCGGGGAGGCCGTGTCGGAGGCGCCCTGGTTGGGACGATGGATGAGCATGAGGTTGCGAAGATAGACGACACTGCCGATGCTCTGCCCGGCAATGAAGACCGGATCCTGCCGGTAGATCGCGTAGGCCAGCGTGATCAACCCTCCGATCATGCTCATATACCAGAACGCCGTCGGCACGCGGCTTTCCGCATGGCGTTCTGAGGCGATCCATTGGATGACCCAGCGCATAAAGAAGATCCCTTGTCCGAGGAATCCGATAATGATCCAGATGGTATCGAGTGTCATAGGCGTGCGGAGGTTGGTGACGTCCCGGTGGCGCGGTACTGATAACGCAGGCAACGATGCTGCATCCACCGCACGGCCACCAGATCGTACAGGCCCTTGAAAAGACGGTTCCCCACACCATACTTCGATGTGCCATGGGCGCGAGGATAGTGGCGCACCGGCACCTCGGTGACGGTAAATCCGTGCATCAACGCCAGGGCCGGGAAGAACCGATGCATGCCCTCGAAGAGCTGCAATTTATCAACCACCGCCCGTCGGAAGAGCTTCAGAGAGCAGCCGGTGTCGTGAACCCGGTCGCCGGTGACGGCGCTGCGGACGGTATTGGCGATTCGAGACGAAATTTTTCGCGTCAGGTTGTCGTGCCGGTCTTTGCGCCAGCCGCAGACCAGGTCGAATTGCCGGATCAGCGGGAGCAGCGTGGCGATGTCCGCCGGATCGTTCTGCAGATCGCCGTCGATCGTCATCACCAGGTCTCCGGTCGATTGTTTGAACCCGGCGTCGAAGGCTGCCGACTGGCCGTAGTTGCGGTCGAAGTGAAAGACTTTGACCCAGCGGTACTGCGTGGCCAGGCTATCGAGGATCTCGGAACTCCCATCGGTGCTGCCGTCGTCGATAAACAGCAATTCAAAGGGAGCCGATCGGGATTCCTCCCGGCTATCCAGCACCTTCACGAGTTGCTCTGTCAGGGGAACCAGATTCTCTCGTTCATCCTTGATGGGGATGACAACGGAGGCCCATGGGCGGGTCGCTACAGTCATGGGGAGGGAACAGGTCCTTTAAGACTCGGGTTATCGGTGAACATCGGGACCATTTTACAGAACGCGTAGAGGGGTGGTCAAACAGTTCTGTCTCGCAGGGCGGTGTTGCCGACTGGGACGAAACAGGAAGTGCCACTCGGTGGACACTTTCCGATCGGCGTGTGTGGAGACGATCGGATCGTTGCGCAGGGTCGGCGAGGCAGCAGTTCCGCAGTGACGGACCTGCCTGGTTACTGGCTTTTCGCAGGCACGTCGAATTCCGATGCGGCGGTGATGGTGAAGCGCATGGTCCCCATTAAGCTCATGTCGTTGATCTGTTCGCCGGCGTGGATTTCCACCTTATACCGGCCGGGTTTCCAAGTTCCTTCCGTGGGGAGCAGTTTGAGATAGCCGGTTTGGTCTTCCAGGGCGATGTACATCGCGTCTTCCGCCACGACCGGTAGTCCCCCCGTTGCGGTGTCTGGATCCGGATAGCAGCGTCCGAATACTTGAAACGATTGATAGTGCTGATGCAGTTCGAACACGATGAAAATCGGCTTCGGTCCGGCGGTGAACTGTTCGGTGGGCGCGACGGGGACGATTTCATGGGTTCGCTGAAAGCCTAATTCTTCATCGAATCCCTCCGCGAGGACGATGCGGCGAAACATGCCCTCGGGCGGGGCATCGAAATTATACGGCGTGGCGTTCTCGGTGCGATTTTGAAAGTCCGGGATCGGCACATTGCGCGTGAGAGGGAGTTCCTCGGCTTCGAGGGAAGAGGCTGAGAGAAGGACAATGAGGCACGCACGCGCACCGAACTCCCGCATGCCGTCTTGGTACACCTGCCTCGGCAGGCCTGTCAAGGAAGCCCCCGGTGTGTGGACTGCCGGTTGGGAGGTGGCGCATCGGGGGGCTTTTGCCGAGGCGTGACCGGTTTCGGAATCGCGGGAGACCGGTTGCGGGTGAAATTTGCTTCCTGTTAGACTTTCCCTCTTTCCACAGGGGGACAGTATGGAACAGCACCTGATGACGCAGGTAGAGGATCCGGACGCATTACCTCAACCGCTCGGGGAGTATAAGCCGGTCGATCATTGGCAGGCGCATATCAATACGCTATTCTACCGACTCCGGGGCGACCAGCAGCGCAGCTTCTATCAAACATTTACGTCGGCCGACTATCGGTTGGCACATGCGTTGGCCGCCGACTATTTCGAGCAGGTCACGAAGCGGGACCGGGCGGCCAGTAAGCCAGCGTCGTCCGGCAAGCCGAGTGACAGTGTGGCGACTCCACCTGCCGCTCCGGCGACGACTCTGACGGTCATGGAATGGGGGCCTGGAAATGGCAACCTGGCCGCCTGCTTTCTCAGCCATTTGCAGCGGCTCGACAAGGCCGGTCAGGTCTATCCCCGCGTGCGCTATGTCCTCGTCGATTCCCAGGCGTCCGCCTTGGAGCAGGCGCGTACCCATCCCGACTTGGCTCCTCATCTGTCCAAGGTCGATTCCTTGTGCGCGGACGTCACAGATCTGGCGACGGTTGCGGCTGGGACGGTCGATCGCATTCTGTGCAATGAACTGTGGAACGAGTTGACGACCAAGCTCATTGTGAAGAAGGGCGGCGAGTATGAGGAAGAGCATCTCCGCCCGAACCTCAATGAGCGCACGGCGGCGGCGATTGCCGATTGGTCTGGGTTTGTTCGCGCGTTCGATGCCAAGGACATTGAGAAGTTGAAACAGTTTCCCCCGTTCCTGGACGACCTGATCTGGGAGCGTGAGTATCATAAGGTGGATTGGAAAGATGTGCCGTACCGCAAGACGATCACCGAATTTATGAAGGCCATCGACGACGAAGTGTTGGTCCCGGTGAATCTCGGGGCCTGCGCCTCGATCAAGGAAGCCAAGCGGGTGTTGGCGCCGAATGCCGTGGGGTTCAGTAGTTTCGATGCCGGGACGGCGGATATGCAGGTGCTGAACGATCCCGAGAAGCCTTGCTACGGCCAGTTCGGTGGACAATACAGTTTCATGGTGAATCTCGCGTTGATCCAGGCCGTGGCCAAGCACCTGGGTATTGCCGCTACCACGGTGGAGACGCAACGGGAGTTCGTCGGTAGCAGGCTTGGGACGAACGTGATGACGCTGATGGACCTGTTGGCCTGCCATCCGATTGTCGGCTCGAAGGTGCAGGCCTGGGAACTGGATCGCCTGACCCTGCAGACCATTCGTACGGTGAATGACATCTATGAAAGCCCCTATCAGCGCAAGATCGACTTTCCCTTACGCCACGAAATGCCTGCGCAGGAGCGTGAATCGGCGCAGGGTATCCTGCTCTCGCTGAAGCCGAACGGGATTCCCGATACCATTGCCTATGTCACCGAAGAGGAGTTGAGTCAGGCGCAGGCCGAATTGGAGAACCTCGGCTATGAACGCGAGGCTATCCTGATGGCCCTTGGCGCGCCGCCGAGTCCTGTTGAGTACTATCACTTCGCCTTTCGACCGTAGTGCGGGTGCGTGAGCGAGACGGAATGCCGTGCCGCATCGTCGCTGTAGGAGAAAGAGCTTGACTAATTAAATTCGTTTCTATAGCCTTTCCCGCGATTTCCAATCCAAGACCCGTTTTCGCTCAGGACATCGCGAGGATGCAGACGGGGCAGGACTCGCAGGCACGATCATCTCAGACGACTTCTTTCACGAGACGGCAGTATGGTCGCCGGGGCGTGAATATGCGCCGTGCGAATAATCGCACAGCTGTAACAAGGAGCATACAGTACCATGTTTGGTTCGTTCGGCTGGATGGAGTTGCTGCTGATTCTCATCATTGTCCTGATCATCTTCGGGGCCGGGAAAATTCCCCAACTCGGTGAAGGATTAGGCAAGGCTATCAAAGGGTTCAAGAAGTCGGTTCACGAAGCGGATGCCATCGATGTGACGGCAACCGAGTCGGAACCAGCCGCGGCTCAACCCACGGCACAAATCCAGCAAACTGGACAGCCGGCCACGCCGCCGCCTGCGCAGCAGGCCGCCGCGGCTCCACCGCCACGGACGACGCAGGGATAACCTGCGAGGCTGAGGACGCAGACCGAATGACGGCACTCGTGTGTAGCAGGGACGCCGCCTGGTCTTTACCACAACCCCCTCAGTAGGAACACCATGTTCGGTCTTGGCGCTGGAGAAATTCTCATCATCCTGGTCATTGCGTTCCTGTTGTTCGGGCCCAAGCAATTGCCCGAAATCGGGCGACAGGTGGGCAAGGCCGTCAAGGGGTTCAAAGAGACGGCGGATGACCTGAAGAAGACGGTTGAGCCAGAGCTCAACATGATTCAACAGGAAATGAAGATGGTGGAGCAGGATTTCGAGTCGTCGATGAAGGAAGCAGAAGAACAGATCAACCATGCAACATCGGGCGTAGAGCACGGGGCAGAGGAATCGGGTTTGCCCAAGCAGGCCTAATACCAATTCATACTCGCTCTACGGCTGTGAAGGGAGGTGACCACAGCGACAGTACAAGACCGGACGGTAGGTGGGTCCCGCTTCGGGACTGAAGCGGAGTCGTAGCCGGATGGTGGGCACCATTCTGGTTCGGCAGACGAATCCCTGCCTACGCGAGTTGGCTTTGTAGTGCAATAGCGGTTGGATGTATAGGCGGCACCCGGAGTGAATGGGTACACGAAGGGTTGCCATCCAATTCACAGGAGGAACGCTATGAAACGCATCCATGGACGGACCAGGTGGGGCCGGTTGGCCGCCATCTTCGGCGCTGCGGCAGTTACGGCTCTGCAGTGTCTGTCACTCCCGGCCTTTGCCGGATTCGAACTTCCCCCGGGCGAACGTATCACCAATCTCCCTGCCATTCCCCGCAACATGCCGCAAAAGGAAGCGTACGAACTGTACGATCCAGTCATCGGCCGAAACTTCGACATCAAGAACCTCTGGATGCGCGCCGACCTGCGTGTGCGTCCGGAAATGCGGAACAATGCCTGCTTCGGCGGTGCGCAGTTGGCTGGGGGGGCTTGTAACTCGTTCGGAGGCGCCACTCCCCGGGGTTCGGCACCGACTGGAGGCAATAAGGGCAACGACATGTTCGTCCAGCAGTGGATGCGGTTGGGCATCGGGTACGATTTGTCGCCTGACGTGAACTTCTACGTGGAAATCATCGACAGTGCGACTTGGGGCGGCAACGGCAGTGCGGTGACTGCCGGTAACGCGGGCGATCCGCTGAACCATAATGGCGGTGTGTCCGGCGGTGGTGGTAACAGTGGCCGTCTGGGCGTTCGCGCAGCCTACATGTTGATTAGAAATCTGGCCGATGTGCAGGGCTTGAGTGTGAAGGTCGGCCGGCAGTATGTCGTGTTCGGCAATCACTCCCTGTTCGGCCACTTCGATTGGGCCAACACCGGCTATTCACATGACGGTGTGATG includes:
- a CDS encoding lipid-A-disaccharide synthase N-terminal domain-containing protein, whose protein sequence is MRWVIQWIASERHAESRVPTAFWYMSMIGGLITLAYAIYRQDPVFIAGQSIGSVVYLRNLMLIHRPNQGASDTASPATKS
- a CDS encoding glycosyltransferase family 2 protein: MTVATRPWASVVIPIKDERENLVPLTEQLVKVLDSREESRSAPFELLFIDDGSTDGSSEILDSLATQYRWVKVFHFDRNYGQSAAFDAGFKQSTGDLVMTIDGDLQNDPADIATLLPLIRQFDLVCGWRKDRHDNLTRKISSRIANTVRSAVTGDRVHDTGCSLKLFRRAVVDKLQLFEGMHRFFPALALMHGFTVTEVPVRHYPRAHGTSKYGVGNRLFKGLYDLVAVRWMQHRCLRYQYRATGTSPTSARL
- a CDS encoding glycosyltransferase family 39 protein, with translation MNGELPPLQTPAPIDRSIQPLALVLLLAMAAVLFFVGLGSLGLTDRDEGRNAEAGREMYETGNYISPTFNYEPRFAKPVFVYWLMTASYHLFGVNEFAARFPSALFGLGLILLQYLFLTRCRGRVVGLFGAAMLLLNLEIIGLSRMALTDSVLIFFTTLSLYGFWLGVHGEGRERHAMWLFYIGMALATLTKGPIGFLIPMLAVGLYLWLTRSWPLFRRRGHLIPGLILFVALALPWYLMMLNIHGQRYTTSAQGDTIGRFFGAMEGHGGTLLFYIPVFLLGFFPWSALLPFAWHQSYRSWREARRTGALPPSRSAEVETHSTPDALEWFAAAWVLGGFIFFSLSSTRLPHYIGPLFPGAAILAACYWNRCVSDQAAPGLRAAIHIMTAVGSVLALAFAVLPPLYAKFAGKLVEEFPLAGQVTLGPGPYTVASIFLLGMGLVAYFGLSETRRPAAFWAAGGSLALVVLAAMQLTFPLINHFVIEPPQQLAEVAGLNLGPNDRLILYGQPRPSLVFYAKRKAIVVPKGEEANIKPYLTQPGRTMILLPEPMRNRLPFETMDYPVMLERYGYILLASQSLIHVPEEAEKPAIRIPGH
- a CDS encoding phosphatase PAP2 family protein; translated protein: MSGSGDGQVASPPAQPEPAPDCPPASAVTLSALVLLGSFAALFSIDVPILKFLRSHNLSALQSLGDLGEKLGNGGTLITISLLLLGVGYVLKRQAWMRVALDSLLAHGVVALVVNSLKHIIGRPRPRLTHSDGWHWWPSLQSGLDSFPSGHTSATVAVATVLARALPRLRWVPFALAAWVGASRIWRGSHFPGDVVGGMALGFVVGSVCNGQLRWWKQSFAQAVVRIAPIVLLLTGFCWVLTHRVVDLMVDRVLMVVGLLLMGGGWLLRMGWGRNAVSASPVVWGAVSTALLCVGLGVVTGAPVVIGLTAVLGLAQWTAATDVPASESAAEPSRRANGVYALEMLAAVVVIQLLKGLVPLQ
- a CDS encoding twin-arginine translocase TatA/TatE family subunit, with the translated sequence MFGLGAGEILIILVIAFLLFGPKQLPEIGRQVGKAVKGFKETADDLKKTVEPELNMIQQEMKMVEQDFESSMKEAEEQINHATSGVEHGAEESGLPKQA
- the tatA gene encoding twin-arginine translocase TatA/TatE family subunit → MFGSFGWMELLLILIIVLIIFGAGKIPQLGEGLGKAIKGFKKSVHEADAIDVTATESEPAAAQPTAQIQQTGQPATPPPAQQAAAAPPPRTTQG